The genomic stretch GCTGTCTGTCGCCTGGTCCACAGTCCACCTCTCCAGACCCCTGAGGGGTTCCCTGCCCCCTGGTGATACACTTCTGCTGGGTGGACCTGCCACCTGTAGCCCCTCTAATGGAGCTGTGGTCTATCAGCTGTGGAGCTTTGTCTGCCATGCACACTGTGGCCTCTAGAGGGAGCTGATTTGGAGAGTCTGGGGCTGAGGCTGGATGGGATGAGAGCAATGGATTCGGGTGCGGTTCGAGGGTCACTTCCTGCAGGGCAGAGTGGGTTGTAGAAAGGGAATCCCAGGGGCCGGCACAGTCTGtcagggggggaaaaaatacaCTCAGGTGGGCTGAGATAAAAGCAGTGTGGCACAAAAcagcatgcacatgcacacacacacacacacacacacacacacacacacacagaaagaaaatcagATGAGGACAAattcagagagaggaagacagataaTACAATTTAACACCACATCCTGATATAATATCAAGCAAACCTGCATGCAAATGCGTGTGACTAACACACACCTGACCACGTCGGCCTCTATGCCAACATGATCCACTTAAAGCCTAACCTACATTACATCTACAAAAACAAGAGGGACAGGATTCATTCAGTGATTGAAAACAACAAACGTATGTGTGACAGACTGATCCTGAGCAGATTGACTTCACACAGTCTACTTCACAGCCCTCTTCAGGATGACACAATTTCATCTGGAGGGTCACTTCAAACCATATTGCTCTCTTACAACAACACACTTAAagcactcgcacacacacggcTGCTATTTTCCCATGCATAAACTCTTGAtcgtgcatacacacatgcatgcctaAAGCACAGCTATACTGCACACAGAGTAATCAGTAGGGAGAGAGACATGCAGTTTTTCCACAAACCGTGTCTTTAGAGTGGCCCATTAGGAAGAAATAGGGGGAGCTTAGTGTGTCACCTTTCATGCACATGGAGAGGTTGGAAGGTACCATTCCTGAGGGAAGGCAAGTAAAAGCCTATACCAATCATTAGACTTAAAGCAGTGGGGTTACAACACACGAAGAGCCAAAGAGCAGGTTGTTATTCTACTGTTTGATCCAAACTGTTTTTCATATGAAGAAGCTTAATGTCAGACGACGGAAGAGAAGACTGCAGAGCGAGGAGTAAAATGCAGAAAGACATCAATGTATGTTAAGATGTTCTTGAGTGAAACATAGTGTTTGCAGGAAAAAAGCCATTCTGGTTAAGAAACAGTAATGTTGAACTTCAAACAATGAACCTCTTGTGTGAGCTTGAGAGTTGTGTGGCCCGTTGCAGCAGCTATACTGAAGTGCAAACATAGCCTGGTTTGAATGTAATTTCTAACTTAAGATGGACtttacatgctaacattttacagtttgcaCAGGATGAAACAGTTCCAACGTAGTTAAAACTTAAATCTTACACCCAGCCCTCAGTGGGTGCAAATTCCCTTCAAAATAGCGATTGGCATGGAGCATCATTTTTGAAAGGTGGGATAACTTTGAGGACGACGCGGAGCAAATTATAGTGTTAAAAGACGACTGGACCTGAGACACAACATAGTAAACACTACAGTAAGAACAGTGCTTTTCACTGATTagcaacaggaagtgaaaatgtcatGTCATGCAACAATATTTTGGTTAATTTGGGCTTTATGCCAAAGAAGTTAAGATGAACCTTAAGTCTCTTTGGTGCAACCAAACACTGTTACAGCTTTAGTATCAAGCTAATTAGTTACTAACTTAAGAGTGAACTTGTATATAGCTGGTGCAGCAGGCGACAGGtcagagactgaaagagagagaaaaagtggaAAGAGCTAGACATTTAGAGACTTTGTGCTTGAAAACCCACCATATTCTGGCACCTGTCCTGTGCCTCGCTTTAGCAGCAGCCTGACCCGCCTGCCTCCCGCCTTGATGAGTTCAATGGCGCGGGCATGAGTCATGTCCCGAGTGCTGTCCCCGTTAATCTCTATGATCTGATCCCCTACCTAGAGGAGACACGCAGTGAGGACAGGGTCAATTTCTGTCAGCCTCTGCTTATCCACAGAAAGATGACTTTTCTACACAAGCACAGTCTTCTGCTGGTGAACGACTGGGGAATAAGGGCCATTCAGTGCCTTGTTCAAGTGCACATCAACAGGAGTTGTTGTGGGTGAGCTGAAGGTTACCCAGTCACTGAGTTCACATACACTTACACTTACTCACTTTGGCCCTTTCCTAACCTTTAAACTATTCCTGCCCCATTAAGACGATGGGGCAGACATTAAGATAAAGATGTGAATCTACAAAAGAAAGAGTAAAAGATAATAAGCATATCAGAGGGACAACAGAAGTGTCACTGCTGTATTACATGTTACACTACTTTAAACTTTGTCTTAGACTTTATCATCTCATCATGTTGCCTCACCCTCATCCTTCCATTACGTATGGCGGGACCATCCTCAGCAAGGCGCAACACAAATAGGTCCATCTTATACTCTCTTCCCCCACGGATACTGAAGCCAAAACCCTTTGCACTTTTTTCCAGCTCCACCGTGAAGTAATCAAAGTCCTTCAGGAAAAACGAGGACACAAACAAAGATTACAAACATCCTCTTAACACTTGATGCTCAATTGAGCACACAGTTCTTGGTCCAGCTCTACCTGTGGTCTGAAGTCAGCAGGGATCCCCAGCGGGAACTGAGCAGCTGCAGGGTGCTGTCTAAAGTCCAGCAGACCGGGCGGGTGTCTGTAGTCCAGCGTCGGGGGCTGTCGATAATCAGTAACTGGTGGGTGACGATAGTCTACCGGAGGTTGCCTGTAATCAGTGAATGGAGGATGGCGGAAGTCAGGTTTGACGTCCTGTCTGGCTTTTACCTCTGACCTGTGAGAAAGCAACAAAATCAGAGGAGAGAGTTTGTATCGTGATGGAGAGAGCATTATTTTGGAAAagtattaaaggaaaaaaaaacttgcatgTCCTCATGTGTCCTCTCATGTGAGAGTGGACCGTGTTCCTCACGGTGTAGATTTATGGGTGCAGTTACATTTGAGCTTAATTTGCCACGTGAAGGaagacagtgagtgtgtgcagctAAGGAGGCTTGCCACAAAAAGGATGGAAATATCACTCTTCAGTTTGAAACTTTTATCACGATCCCGCTTGTAAAATGGGCATAAATCCACAGCTCTGGGAGTGCTACTCTCAGTGTCTTGATCTGagactcacacgcacacacccatcCATGCACGCACTTACACTTTCATAGTTTTGACATGGAACAGGGCCTGATCGCTGGGTTCCTGCATTATAGAAGAGATACTTTAAGGTAAATTATTCACTGACACTGTAAGAGCTAAGTGGTGTTACGCAAGGTAGAAACCAGCCTGACACTGAGAGTCTGACTGGGACAAAAGTTGACTGTAGTCACAGATTTTCTCCAGAACTTACTGGCATGCAAGGAGAGTATGGCACCCTCTTATCtatacacacagtttgatatCTGTTGCCCTTGAAGACTCCAGCTCCGTCTTCTTCCAGTCGCTCTGTGCAGTCACCCAGACAGACTACGCTTAAGGAATCCTACAAAATGCTCCAGCTGAGTCCAAACAAGAACATCCCTCTCAGCACTGTCTTACCTGCCGTCATGGAGGTAGAGCTGTGGAGGGATGCCAGAGGGCTGGGTGACTGGGCTCTGCTGGCTTCCAGCTGGTGCAGGCTGGGAGGCTGCTGGTGCAGGAGGGCCAGTCACTGTTTGGCAtgtctgagctggtgtgtgGCTGAGCTGGACAGGTGCTTGACCTGTTTGAGTGGCCGTTTGGCCGGGCTGGGTGCCTCCTTGGCTTGTCTGGGCTACAGGGCTGGGCTGGGTCTGGGGGCTGTGTTTCTGGGTCATGGGGCTCTGCTTCTCTGAGCTCGGGCCAGAATGGGAACCTGTGTTGGACAGAAGGTGAGACAAGATGCGGGGAAAATGTTAAACGCTGTCTGAAGAGAGGGATTGAGAACAAATTGAAAATATAATGCAGGATGCTCAAGAATGCATTGTATGTATTTAATATCACACACTTACCCTCCTCTGGTATGATGTGCAGTGTGACGGTTAGCCCAGCATCTTTAATGAGCTTGACAATGTCTGCGTGCGGCATGCTGATGATGGACTGACCGTTCACAGCCAGGATGCGGTCGCCCACCTTCAGCTTTCCACATCGGTCCGCCGGGCTGCCTTCGATGATACGTCCAATTTTGTGGGGCACAGCTGGAAACAGGCAATAACAAGGTGCTTGTTAACAGCAATTTTGAAGAAAGATGTCAAAACAGCACCGATAAAACTCAGTTTTgaagtgaagagaaaaacatttcaaattgttTTACAAGATGAGCCTCGCCTGCCATGAAACTCTTTGAAACAgtggtcattttttttaaaattactgTTGCGAATACTTGCGAATTCCCCATTGAAATACTTACATTGTTCACACCTGCTAAGAAATGATTGTAATTTTCAAAATCTTAATCACTATTTCATGACAGAAACatctaaacaaaacaaatggctTTTGAGTTTCAGCTTTTCACACGGATAGAGACAGAAACCTGAAGATTTCCACTCCAATATGAAACATTTCTGGACCCACCTAGCAGAGAACATCCCTGAGGCGCTGCTGAACATGCACCATTACATCCTGAACTAATGTTTGATATTATAATGACTACTGTATACTAGACCCGCTTTTGGGGTATTCATATTCCTTGGTGTGTGTAGAAACCTAGAGGGGGTGTCATGAATTTAGCCATACAATTCTTAGAAATTTCGATGAATATGTTTTGAGTGCAGCGGATGTTGCCAGGACTGCACTGGCCTAATTGAAGACTTTTATAGACTCTTTTAACACTACTTtgatgtaaaatgaaaacaaatcaaaatagcaaaacataaaaaacaagtCAATTTCAGTTTGACCCCGGCTAATGAAAGCTCTGGAGCTATTGGACAGGATAAGAAACACCACTGAAATAAATTAATTGCTAAGGGACAAGAAGCCCACTGGTTATTAGTAAAGCAGGAATAATGACATTATACTTCTGACCCTGTTTCTTGAGTGGACATGCAGAGCAAAAACAAGTGGCATTGTGTGGTAAAAATCAGATatattacaaacacatttaaaattaatttaaacaGTAGCAAAACCCCATACGCAATCACTCTATGACAGTCAGTACCCTGAGGATTCTTCATCATCAGGATTTACAAATCAACAACAACCTTTAGGGCTCTAAATGAGCAACTCACTGATGACAGTGGCGTTCTCCGGTCTGTTTAGGGAGCTGATGATGACGAAGCCAAAGCCCTCGTTCTCCTTCCGGTGAATGACCACATCACTGGTCTGCAGGGCGGATCCCTCTGGAGCAGAGGTGGTGGGGGGGACGGCGACTGCCGTGGGGCCAGAAGCCGAGGCCGCGTCGCTACGTGGAGAGCTGTGTTGTGTCGACACCGAGCCGGGGCTGCGGCCATTCACAGGGCACGCTTCACCTGGAGGAAAGAAAGCCAGAGAGGAGACATGATgagtcaaagcagcagctctgttactGTACAACCTGACCAATTTACTCTAAGTGGCTATTCATTTTAAGGCTTGGCTTAAGATGTAGCCATTGGAGAAATTCCAGTTGTGTAGCGTGTGCTGCATACAACAGTAGATGCACTGCTCTACCTCCCACAGGAATTCTCTGTCAAAGTCAAATTGTGCTTGTCTGTTTGACAGGTGTGACTCTTGTGTATGTATACGCCCTTGCAGTGGCACTGTATTTAGAaagacacacaccacagagcCTGCCGGAGTGCTTACAAAGAACAAAGGATAGATCAAGAACGTGATCGCTGCAGGGGTCTCTCACATGAGCACACCTGGTCTGGTGTTTTTCGGGGGAACAGGCTGGAGGATGATCAGACTTTCACTCTGTCACTTGTCTTTTAAAAACTGGGTCTGTAGTTGATGTGTCAGTAAAGTGTGTTGTTGTAAACCCAGTAGATTATCACTGTGGTGGTGGTTAAAATGCTTACAGACGGTAAAGAGGCTGTactgaaaatacagagaaatacGCACTGACCACGAGCCATTCgtgctttattttaatataTGTGTTTTTTAGGGTTCTACCTGCCCAAAATCTAGCTgtccccccccttccccccaaATGTCTGACTAAAGATTTCACCTCTGGGATAGTATTATGTGTGATCTACTACCACGGAAAAGATGCGTGGGTGCACACTGATCTTGCACACAGATTTTCAGCCCGTGTGTCGTGTCCAAATTGTCTTTTTTCAAGCTGATGCCAGTAAAATGTGCAGCATGTTCTCCAGTCTtggtaaaatctgaaaaaaaaaaacccaaaccaaaaaacaaaaacaaaagaacaagaaaaaataaaacacgtCCTCACCAGGCGTTAGCACTCTCCTTCTCACAGTCAAGCTGACTTGTCCGTTGCGAGCAGCTGCGTGCATCAAGTCTATTACGTATTTGTGCGGTTTCCCAGCAACCACATTTTTATCCACCGAAATGAGCTCATCCCCGGGTCGAAGCCGCCCATCGCGCTCAGCGGGAGTGTTCTCTATTATAGCGCCAATAACAATCTGTTCAAAGACAATCAATATTAGCAGCATAGATGAAGGTGAGGAGGATGAACACAGGCAGAGTGGAATCACACAGTAATTGCTTTATCCAGGTTGTAAACTAGTTTTGGGTCATGGTAACATTTTTCACCTTCCTAATAATCTCCTGCCACACAGTTTGCATGCGGTTTTGCACGGGGACAAGTTAGCAAGGCGTTACTTCAGTATGGGAGGTACTGAGCATTAAGAGTGTCAGGACAGTGTGAGAAAGCcaaggtgtgtgagtgtgtgagtgtgtgtgtgtgtgtgtgtgtgtgtgtgtgtgtgtgtgtgtgtgtgtgtgtgtgtgtgtggagggtaTGTTGGTCAAAAGCGTGTAACTGAATGAAGTGTGAGATGAGGTTAGGTGCAGGTCAGACGAAGTTGGTGTGTATGAGGTTAAATATGCGTGTGGTCCAGCCCGTCCCATACGAGCCTTGTCACGGGCGTCCGGACTCACAGCCTGCACGGCCTCGTCTCCCCCCAGGATGCGGAAGCCAAACCCGGTCTTCTCCCTCAGCAGGTGCACCTCCACCTCTTCATACTCCGGACCTGGGACACAGATGCAGACGTTAAACTTtgacactctctctctctttattttcaaatcatcATATCATGCGCATCGTGTTTTTCAGCACTCACGTCGGCTCTCGTAGATAGCCCTCGACTTCTCATAAAGGTCGTAGGGGTCTGGTTTGTTAAGATCGAAACCCTCGGTGGAGTCAGGCACAGACGTGCGGTGCTGAGGCTGGTTTGGGAAGGGTGTACCAGGCGGCAAAACTGGGCCGGACAGGTTTGCTTGAGGGCTGCCATGTGGGTCCCACTGATCGGGCAACTACaagggaaacacaaacaacagatgtTTAACATATGGAGCTTCATTTTTTGTGGCAGAGCAGCGAACAGTCCAGGCAGcactcagactgtgtgtgtggcacaaaCAGGTAGCAGGTTCACTCAAATTAGGCAGTGCAAAACGAGttattttggtggaaaattGGTCTTAGGCTTACAGATTTTGTCAACAAGAGCAAACAAAATctgcttaaaatgtaaaatttgatTATTAAACACTCCCCAACCAGGAGATCCATTAAAATCTGcatcaaaaaatgttttttatggaaCTTCGGTAAAGTATTCTGCCTGTTTATGAGGGAAACATCGGAGTAACGGGGCCCATTAATCCTATGCATCACAGCCTCTTTTCCAATttacaaaagataaaaaaattCGATGATGTCCTGTAGAAACGTCATAAATCACTGAGACTGTTTCAGACACCAGTGATGTGAATGGCTGTGAGTGTATTTATTGATCACTGCACCCTCTGATCTATATTCCACTTCACTTCAGCCCTTTTGCTCTGTACACTGCTGCACCCATGTGAACGAAAATAACAGGTGCCCTGAGAGTTGGTGTGCTTAAGACCTACAGCTTTATATTCATGGCTGTGCTTGTGTGATTTAAATAGGGAGCATGGTGTCATTTAGAGTTACAGCTTATTTATCGCTTTATTTCTCTGTCACGTTTCCCCATgctaaaacattttgtttttaaacatttacttCATTCTTAAAGGTCCCCTCCAGACATATTTTGAGACATCAAAAAACAATCTGCTTGGATTAATCGTGTGTGTCTGATATGTTTATccaaaaaaagttaaattacTTACAGCCACTCCTTCCCCTCATTGAAGACAACGGTGTAACACAAAAAGCTTCAAGCTTCCTCAACACATTTGTAATTCAGtattttaaatgtgtcaaaCCTATTTGATTTCTTAAGTTTCGTAGGCAACATGTTGCTGTGGGATCAGTGCTTGAAGGAGACTTGCATGTCTTCCTGGTGGCATCTCATTgattggttttattttcttaaaaggAAACTGATACATGGTGTGGGCACAAAAATAACGTAGAAGGAACATACTCAATAAAAAACAGACAGTCTGCACATGACAGACACCCAATGCTGACAACAGCccacacaacacagcaacaaacagctgaaacacaatACAGCACTCATACAAATACAACATATGAAAACTAATATTAGCATACGTGCAGCAAAAAGTGCAGTGTCAATTAGACAACTACAAACTCAATGTGCAGAGTTGGCAGGAAGGTAAATAAATTATATCAGCCtgcataaaaacactgcagtcaggTATAAATACTGATAGACTGTAACTCTAATGGTAAatctttgacaaataaaagtttCATGTTTATGGTGAGGAATTATCTCGATGGAGGTCGTTTACAAAACTGAATGACAGTGAAGTTAAAACAACAAATCCAAGGCTAAATATGTGAAGAAGAGTAATGCTGATGAACAGGCCACCTCGACGATGGAAGATAATCATTAGACTTAAAACTATGATAACAAATCTATTATCgtaagtaagtgtgtgtgagttatgTCCCGTTAAATGTTATCATTCAGCAACTCGACTATGCGATTAAGACAAAAGGctattaatgaaataaaaatcaatattcACAATTTAAACCTAAATGGGACGAGACTCGTTATGTCTGAACGTTCTGTCTAACAGCGTGAATGACTGCTGATTGCACAAGCAGGAGCAGGTGCAGTTTAAGTAGGAATCTGAAGAGCTTTTCCCCAGCTGCTGAGGTGTGAGATCCGATGTGATCAAACCCAATAAGCAGGTCAGGACAGGCTGGCTCGTTTCACAATGAAGCAGAAGCCGAGCCCCGGCGACAAACGCTGATCccacacacttctctctctaCGTCTCTGCTTCAACAAACAAATCTGCTTCAGAGACGCACAtttttcctcctgcctctctgttttgcccccccccccccagtcgaacacacgcatacacacatgcagaaacaaatTTTGCTCAATCACTGTACCTGTTTGGAGGCCTTCCACGGAGAGATGTGGCCTGAGgtagaaagagaaaacacagttaGCAGACGGCAGACGCGGTTGAACTGTCAGATTCTTATGAAACAACAAAatccagacaaaaaaaactatTGTGTGCGAGGTTTCCAAAAATGAGACACTGGGTGTGAGTGTTGAAACGTGtgaaaaaaaaccctcagttTGCTGATTTCATATTCCTCTGTTTTGACTTTGTTTGTGTAACTCTTCCTAAACGGGTTTAGTTGTTGCGTTTGTTTTCAACATAATTACATCATTAGCTGCAGGCAAAAGCACagaccccctcccccccaacacacacacacacacacacacacacacacacttttctctgtAAGTCATATTTTATCTGCATGTAGAAGCAGGGAGCACTCTCCATCACAACAACAATCTCATCAGCACAGCTCCCCTGTGACTCCACCGAATcaaagacatacagtacatttatgCTGCCGAGACCCAAATACATACATTTAGATATGGAGGGGAGGTAACATGCAGTGACTGCCTTGTTTAAACATGCAACCTGAATCTTTACGTATGcggacagaaacacacaaacacactcataaagCACATTCGATTCCTGCAGCACTGCTGATGAATCCTTTAACAGACATGGGCGCTTGTAAAATACTCCTTAGAGAATCCTgatgtatttaatatttattccGTTTATGAGATTtcttcagaaatgtcagagagCACTGGATGGAACATATTTATGGAATTACTCTTCAACTGCATCTGCCTGCTTTTTAGACGTGTTAGATGAAGGCCAGAGCACTTAGAGCCAGAGCACAATGGCAGAACTTTCAATCAAAATCAGCCAGCGAGGGGAGATTtgaggaaaatgaaatacaatagACCGCTGCCAGTCCATGTCAAGACAAAACGAAAATTGAAATTCATTTCTGCCATTCCTTAcgcttttatcttttattttcccACATTTTTCGCACCCTcctgcctccatccatccaatTAAAGCCCAATTTCTGTGCAGAAATCTTTCCCAT from Chaetodon auriga isolate fChaAug3 chromosome 6, fChaAug3.hap1, whole genome shotgun sequence encodes the following:
- the magi2b gene encoding membrane-associated guanylate kinase, WW and PDZ domain-containing protein 2 isoform X8: MELEQSGALLESGTYEDNFYGTPKPPAEPSPAAPPLNVSEALLPGARPSAQGKRKRNQSVSNMEQRASLEPPEEEEEESPVVNGNGVAITPESSEHEDKSTDASGEVAVEASIQTPAPTEQPTEGEEAPKSPSESPAKIPDVDEEELGPLPDNWEMAYTEKGEVYFIDHNTKTTSWLDPRLAKKAKPPEECREDELPYGWEKIDDPIYGSYYVDHINRRTQFENPVLEAKRRLEQQRQMQSQGLSALPLPTIYREKPLFTRDPTQLKGTFLSTALQKSNMGFGFTIIGGDEPDEFLQVKSVIPDGPAAQDGKMDTGDVIVYINDICVLGTTHADVVKLFQSVPIGQSVTLVLCRGYPLPFDPEDPSGAASTSLTPIGLEHRPLVVNGRGSYDPYLEYLSLSSQLPPQALAQAGASHPGDTHLDGSSLPPTTPGSASALTPHDDNVSMASSGTAGVAGATAQGAELLTVTMVKGAEGFGFTIADSPTGQRVKQVLEPGSQGASGLIEGDLILEVNQQPVAAAGHGRVVEMLKECPVGAEATLLIQRAGTGHISPWKASKQLPDQWDPHGSPQANLSGPVLPPGTPFPNQPQHRTSVPDSTEGFDLNKPDPYDLYEKSRAIYESRRPEYEEVEVHLLREKTGFGFRILGGDEAVQAVSPDARDKIVIGAIIENTPAERDGRLRPGDELISVDKNVVAGKPHKYVIDLMHAAARNGQVSLTVRRRVLTPGEACPVNGRSPGSVSTQHSSPRSDAASASGPTAVAVPPTTSAPEGSALQTSDVVIHRKENEGFGFVIISSLNRPENATVITVPHKIGRIIEGSPADRCGKLKVGDRILAVNGQSIISMPHADIVKLIKDAGLTVTLHIIPEEGSHSGPSSEKQSPMTQKHSPQTQPSPVAQTSQGGTQPGQTATQTGQAPVQLSHTPAQTCQTVTGPPAPAASQPAPAGSQQSPVTQPSGIPPQLYLHDGRSEVKARQDVKPDFRHPPFTDYRQPPVDYRHPPVTDYRQPPTLDYRHPPGLLDFRQHPAAAQFPLGIPADFRPQDFDYFTVELEKSAKGFGFSIRGGREYKMDLFVLRLAEDGPAIRNGRMRVGDQIIEINGDSTRDMTHARAIELIKAGGRRVRLLLKRGTGQVPEYGMVPSNLSMCMKGDTLSSPYFFLMGHSKDTTVPAPGIPFLQPTLPCRK
- the magi2b gene encoding membrane-associated guanylate kinase, WW and PDZ domain-containing protein 2 isoform X4, translated to MELEQSGALLESGTYEDNFYGTPKPPAEPSPAAPPLNVSEALLPGARPSAQGKRKRNQSVSNMEQRASLEPPEEEEEESPVVNGNGVAITPESSEHEDKSTDASGEVAVEASIQTPAPTEQPTEGEEAPKSPSESPAKIPDVDEEELGPLPDNWEMAYTEKGEVYFIDHNTKTTSWLDPRLAKKAKPPEECREDELPYGWEKIDDPIYGSYYVDHINRRTQFENPVLEAKRRLEQQRQMQSQGLSALPLPTIYREKPLFTRDPTQLKGTFLSTALQKSNMGFGFTIIGGDEPDEFLQVKSVIPDGPAAQDGKMDTGDVIVYINDICVLGTTHADVVKLFQSVPIGQSVTLVLCRGYPLPFDPEDPSGAASTSLTPIGLEHRPLVVNGRGSYDPYLEYLSLSSQLPPQALAQAGASHPGDTHLDGSSLPPTTPGSASALTPHDDNVSMASSGTAGVAGATAQGAELLTVTMVKGAEGFGFTIADSPTGQRVKQVLEPGSQGASGLIEGDLILEVNQQPVAAAGHGRVVEMLKECPVGAEATLLIQRAGTGHISPWKASKQLPDQWDPHGSPQANLSGPVLPPGTPFPNQPQHRTSVPDSTEGFDLNKPDPYDLYEKSRAIYESRRPEYEEVEVHLLREKTGFGFRILGGDEAVQAVSPDARDKIVIGAIIENTPAERDGRLRPGDELISVDKNVVAGKPHKYVIDLMHAAARNGQVSLTVRRRVLTPGEACPVNGRSPGSVSTQHSSPRSDAASASGPTAVAVPPTTSAPEGSALQTSDVVIHRKENEGFGFVIISSLNRPENATVITVPHKIGRIIEGSPADRCGKLKVGDRILAVNGQSIISMPHADIVKLIKDAGLTVTLHIIPEEGSHSGPSSEKQSPMTQKHSPQTQPSPVAQTSQGGTQPGQTATQTGQAPVQLSHTPAQTCQTVTGPPAPAASQPAPAGSQQSPVTQPSGIPPQLYLHDGRSEVKARQDVKPDFRHPPFTDYRQPPVDYRHPPVTDYRQPPTLDYRHPPGLLDFRQHPAAAQFPLGIPADFRPQDFDYFTVELEKSAKGFGFSIRGGREYKMDLFVLRLAEDGPAIRNGRMRVGDQIIEINGDSTRDMTHARAIELIKAGGRRVRLLLKRGTGQVPEYDCAGPWDSLSTTHSALQEVTLEPHPNPLLSSHPASAPDSPNQLPLEATVCMADKAPQLIDHSSIRGATGGRSTQQKCITRGQGTPQGSGEVDCGPGDRQPRALPPKAVLGRSVDRRERQRETCSPCCERKGLHTQAMSTVWPWDPYVSVNLNGASLSSGDGHVSLQERLASRGLFPREDERASGHSGLCFPSKTMEDPPVRSAAASPGPWNVPGSDKLPGTLRSWTSTVSR